The following are encoded in a window of Mycobacterium vicinigordonae genomic DNA:
- the mqo gene encoding malate dehydrogenase (quinone), protein MSATLGALLRRLEPDWSVTVIERLDAVGAESSSPWNNAGTGHAGLCEMNYTPQRTDGSIDITKAVLVNEQFQITRQFWAYAVENGMLADVRGFLRPVPHVSFVHGSDGVDYLRRRREALAHNPLFAATELIEDPDEFARRLPFMASGRDFAEPVALNWAADGTDVDFGALSRQLIGYCVSTGVTVRFGHQVTGLSRQSDGSWTLTVSNRRTGEKRKLNTKFVFVGAGGDALPLLQKAGIDEIKGFAGFPIGGRFLRTAEPALTTTHQAKVYGVPAPGAPPLGALHLDLRYVNGKPWLVFGPYAGWSPKFLKHGNFSDLPRSIRPGNLWPVLGVGATETKLLKYLLGQLRLAEPSRIRQLRQFAPSATGSDWELTVAGQRVQVIRPNGRKGGVLEFGTTIVGAADRSITGLLGGSPGASTAVPAMLEVLETCFAGRYQSWLPTLKEIVPSLGTQLSREPALYEELRSWTARALQLGERHHE, encoded by the coding sequence ATGAGCGCCACTCTGGGAGCACTGCTGCGACGATTGGAACCGGACTGGTCGGTCACCGTCATCGAGCGGCTCGACGCCGTCGGCGCGGAGAGCAGCAGTCCGTGGAACAACGCTGGCACCGGGCATGCGGGGCTGTGCGAAATGAACTACACCCCCCAGCGGACCGACGGTTCGATCGATATCACCAAAGCGGTGCTGGTCAACGAGCAGTTTCAAATCACCCGTCAATTCTGGGCGTACGCGGTGGAGAACGGCATGCTTGCCGATGTGCGCGGCTTCCTGCGCCCCGTCCCACACGTGAGCTTTGTTCACGGCAGCGACGGCGTGGACTATCTGCGGCGGCGCCGCGAAGCGTTGGCGCACAACCCGTTATTCGCCGCGACCGAACTGATCGAGGACCCCGACGAGTTCGCGCGCCGGTTACCGTTCATGGCTTCCGGCCGCGATTTTGCCGAACCCGTCGCACTGAACTGGGCCGCAGACGGCACCGACGTCGACTTCGGCGCGCTGTCCCGCCAGCTCATCGGTTACTGCGTGAGCACCGGCGTCACGGTGCGCTTCGGTCATCAGGTGACCGGCCTGTCCCGTCAGTCCGACGGCAGCTGGACGCTAACGGTCAGTAACCGCCGCACGGGCGAAAAGCGCAAATTGAACACAAAATTCGTGTTCGTCGGCGCGGGCGGTGATGCGCTGCCGCTATTGCAGAAAGCGGGCATCGACGAGATCAAGGGTTTCGCCGGCTTTCCCATCGGTGGTCGTTTCTTGCGCACCGCCGAACCCGCATTGACCACGACACACCAGGCCAAGGTGTACGGCGTCCCGGCGCCGGGGGCGCCGCCGCTGGGTGCGCTGCATCTGGACCTTCGGTATGTCAACGGCAAGCCGTGGCTGGTGTTCGGGCCGTATGCCGGCTGGTCGCCGAAGTTCTTGAAGCACGGGAATTTCAGCGACCTGCCCCGCTCGATTCGCCCCGGCAATCTATGGCCTGTTTTGGGCGTAGGCGCCACCGAGACCAAGCTACTCAAATACCTACTCGGTCAGCTGCGGCTGGCCGAGCCATCCCGGATCCGGCAGCTTCGCCAATTCGCCCCCAGCGCAACGGGTTCCGATTGGGAGCTGACGGTGGCCGGCCAGCGGGTGCAAGTGATCCGCCCGAACGGACGCAAAGGCGGCGTACTGGAATTCGGCACCACCATCGTTGGCGCGGCCGACCGCAGCATCACGGGATTGCTCGGCGGATCGCCAGGTGCGTCGACCGCCGTACCCGCAATGCTGGAAGTGCTCGAGACGTGTTTCGCGGGGCGATACCAATCCTGGTTGCCCACCCTCAAGGAAATCGTGCCGTCACTGGGCACGCAGCTGTCCCGTGAGCCGGCGTTGTACGAAGAGTTGCGGTCGTGGACGGCACGGGCGCTGCAGTTGGGAGAGCGACATCATGAGTGA
- a CDS encoding GNAT family N-acetyltransferase — translation MSEALRRVWSKDLDAATLYELLKLRVEVFVVEQACPYPELDGRDLLAETRHFWLETPQGEVICTLRLMEEHPGGEKAFRLGRLCTKRSARGQGHTTRLLRAALAEVGDYPCRMDAQTYLADMWAKHGFVRDGDEFIDGGIPHVPMLRPASGPAAGAQR, via the coding sequence ATGAGTGAAGCTCTGCGCCGCGTCTGGTCCAAGGACCTCGACGCTGCAACGCTTTACGAACTGCTCAAGTTGCGGGTGGAGGTGTTCGTGGTCGAGCAGGCCTGCCCGTATCCCGAGCTGGACGGTCGCGACCTGCTTGCCGAGACGCGGCACTTCTGGCTGGAAACACCTCAGGGAGAGGTGATCTGCACCCTACGGCTGATGGAGGAACATCCCGGCGGGGAGAAGGCGTTCCGGCTCGGGCGGCTGTGCACCAAACGTAGCGCCCGCGGGCAGGGTCACACCACCCGGCTGCTGCGAGCCGCCCTCGCCGAGGTGGGCGATTACCCGTGCCGAATGGATGCGCAGACCTACCTCGCGGACATGTGGGCCAAACACGGATTCGTCCGCGACGGCGACGAATTCATCGACGGCGGCATCCCGCACGTCCCGATGTTGCGACCTGCCTCCGGTCCAGCGGCGGGGGCGCAGCGGTGA
- a CDS encoding magnesium chelatase subunit D family protein, with the protein MKPYPFSAIVGHERLRLALLLCAVRPEIGGALIRGEKGTAKSTAVRGLAALLSAATGSGDTGLVEMPLGATEDRVVGSLDLQRVLRDGEHAFSPGLLARAHGGVLYVDEVNLLHDHLVDILLDAAAMGRVHVERDGISHTHEARFLLIGTMNPEEGELRPQLLDRFGLTVDVQASRDVDVRVEVIRQRMAYESDPDAFAKRYADADAELARRIAAARATVDDVLLPDNELRRIAALCAAFDVDGMRADLVVARTATAHAAWRGARTVEEQDIRVAAELALPHRRRRDPFDDHGIDGDQLDEALAKAAESQAGLQPDPDPPGGGEAAQDAEPAESPPASRPPTQQPPRPSAPPSQVFRTRALTVPGVGEGAPGRRSRARNASGSVVAAAEPSVPDAHGLHLFATLLSAAGQAAGAGRLRLRPEDVRRAVREGREGNLVIFVVDASGSMAARDRMAAVSGATMSLLRDAYQRRDKVAVITFRQQNATMLLPPTSSAHIAGRRLARFDTGGRTPLAEGLLAARELVLRERVRDRARRPLVVVLTDGRATAGPDPLARTKFAAARLVVENVSAVVVDCETSFVRLGLAGQLARQLGAPVIRLEQLHADHLTRAVRTVA; encoded by the coding sequence GTGAAGCCATATCCGTTCAGCGCGATCGTCGGCCACGAACGACTGCGGCTCGCCTTGTTGTTGTGTGCGGTGCGCCCTGAGATCGGAGGTGCGCTGATCCGTGGCGAGAAGGGCACCGCGAAGTCGACGGCGGTGCGCGGCCTGGCCGCCCTGCTGTCCGCGGCCACCGGCTCCGGCGATACCGGTCTGGTCGAGATGCCTTTGGGCGCAACCGAAGACCGGGTGGTGGGATCACTGGACCTGCAGCGGGTGCTGCGCGATGGCGAACACGCCTTCTCGCCGGGTCTGCTGGCCCGCGCCCATGGCGGTGTGCTCTACGTCGACGAGGTCAATCTGTTGCACGACCACCTGGTCGACATCCTGCTCGATGCTGCCGCGATGGGCCGGGTACACGTCGAACGCGACGGCATCTCGCACACGCACGAGGCCCGCTTCCTGTTGATCGGAACCATGAATCCCGAAGAGGGCGAACTGCGTCCGCAGTTGCTGGACCGGTTTGGCCTCACCGTCGACGTGCAGGCGTCGCGGGACGTCGACGTGCGGGTGGAGGTGATCCGTCAGCGGATGGCCTACGAGTCCGATCCGGACGCGTTCGCGAAGCGCTACGCCGACGCAGACGCAGAACTGGCTCGGCGCATCGCTGCCGCACGCGCGACGGTCGACGATGTACTATTGCCGGACAACGAATTACGCCGTATTGCCGCGTTGTGTGCGGCGTTCGATGTGGACGGAATGCGGGCGGATCTGGTGGTGGCGCGGACCGCGACCGCGCACGCGGCCTGGCGGGGCGCCCGCACCGTCGAGGAGCAGGACATCCGGGTGGCCGCCGAGCTCGCGTTGCCGCACCGCCGCCGCCGCGACCCGTTCGACGATCACGGCATCGACGGCGACCAACTGGACGAGGCGCTGGCCAAGGCTGCTGAATCCCAGGCTGGCCTCCAGCCGGACCCCGACCCGCCCGGCGGCGGCGAGGCGGCCCAAGACGCTGAGCCCGCCGAATCGCCACCGGCTTCCCGACCGCCCACTCAGCAACCGCCGCGACCCAGTGCGCCGCCGTCGCAGGTCTTTCGCACTCGGGCGCTGACCGTACCCGGCGTCGGGGAGGGCGCGCCCGGCCGGCGATCCCGCGCCCGCAACGCCTCCGGCAGCGTGGTGGCCGCCGCGGAGCCGTCCGTGCCGGACGCGCACGGTCTGCACCTGTTCGCCACCCTGCTGTCCGCGGCCGGGCAGGCCGCCGGCGCCGGACGGCTGCGGCTGCGCCCGGAGGACGTGCGGCGCGCGGTGCGTGAGGGCAGGGAGGGCAACCTGGTGATCTTCGTCGTCGACGCGTCCGGGTCGATGGCGGCCCGGGACCGGATGGCTGCCGTCAGCGGCGCCACCATGTCGCTGTTGCGCGATGCCTACCAGCGGCGCGACAAGGTCGCGGTCATCACCTTCCGGCAGCAGAACGCCACCATGTTGCTGCCGCCGACGTCGTCGGCGCATATCGCCGGCCGCCGGCTGGCCCGGTTCGACACCGGCGGGCGGACCCCGCTGGCCGAAGGGTTGCTGGCGGCCCGCGAACTGGTGTTGCGTGAGCGGGTCCGCGATCGGGCCCGGCGGCCGCTGGTAGTAGTGCTGACCGACGGGCGGGCCACCGCGGGCCCAGACCCGTTGGCCCGCACCAAGTTCGCGGCGGCCCGGCTCGTCGTCGAGAACGTCTCCGCGGTGGTAGTGGACTGCGAGACGTCCTTCGTTCGGCTTGGTCTGGCCGGCCAGCTGGCCCGCCAGCTGGGTGCGCCCGTCATCCGGCTGGAGCAGTTGCATGCCGACCATCTGACCCGCGCCGTGCGCACCGTCGCATAA
- the cobO gene encoding cob(I)yrinic acid a,c-diamide adenosyltransferase encodes MPQGNPIEIPDDGLTTRARRNTPVLAVHTGDGKGKSTAAFGMALRAWNAGLNVAVFQFVKSAKWKVGEEQAFRHLARLRDEQNVGGTVEWHKMGAGWSWTRKSGSEIDHAAAAAAGWAEIERRLAAQLHDFYVLDEFTYPLKWGWLDVDQVVGALLGRPGHQHVVITGRDAPPRLIEAADLVTEMTKVKHPMDAGRKGQKGIEW; translated from the coding sequence ATGCCACAGGGTAATCCGATCGAAATACCGGACGATGGCCTGACCACCCGGGCACGGCGCAACACCCCTGTCCTGGCGGTGCATACCGGTGACGGCAAGGGTAAGTCGACGGCCGCGTTCGGAATGGCGTTGCGGGCATGGAACGCCGGCCTGAATGTCGCGGTCTTCCAGTTCGTCAAGAGCGCGAAGTGGAAGGTGGGGGAGGAGCAGGCATTTCGGCATCTCGCCCGACTTCGCGACGAGCAGAACGTCGGCGGCACGGTGGAATGGCACAAGATGGGTGCCGGCTGGTCCTGGACCCGCAAGTCGGGCAGCGAAATCGACCACGCGGCGGCGGCCGCCGCCGGCTGGGCGGAGATCGAGCGTCGGCTGGCCGCCCAACTGCACGACTTCTACGTGCTCGACGAATTCACCTACCCGCTGAAGTGGGGCTGGCTCGACGTCGACCAAGTGGTTGGCGCCCTGCTGGGCAGGCCCGGTCACCAGCACGTGGTGATCACCGGGCGCGACGCGCCGCCGCGCCTGATCGAGGCCGCCGACCTGGTAACCGAGATGACCAAGGTGAAGCATCCGATGGACGCCGGGCGCAAGGGTCAGAAGGGCATCGAGTGGTGA
- a CDS encoding cobyrinate a,c-diamide synthase, whose protein sequence is MPAVVVAAPTSGSGKTTVATGLIGALSRAGHRVAPFKVGPDFIDPGYHAMAAGRPGRNLDPVLVGERLIGPLYRHGTAGADIAVIEGVMGLFDGRIDPNAPGPAPGSTAHVAGLLGASVILVVDARGQSHSVAALLHGFSTFDPHTRVRGVILNRVGTARHEQVLRQACEQAGVPVLGAIPRAAELELPTRYLGLVTALEYGRHARRAVEAMTDLVARHIDLAAVVAAASSRVQDAPWDPAVAVGPSTASRVVVAVASGKAFSFGYPEHNELLRAAGADIAEFDPLVDPLPDGANAVLLPGGFPEQFAAELSANDSLRRQVRELAATGAPLHAECGGLIYLVSDVDGQPMCGVLDGSADFTQRLTLGYRDAVALADSPLHTLGERVVGHEFHRTTITFARSYRPAWGYLQPGDADQKGREGVVHRGVHASYLHTHAAANPGAAARFVAHAAAPSPRA, encoded by the coding sequence ATACCTGCCGTTGTCGTCGCGGCCCCCACGTCCGGCAGCGGAAAGACCACCGTCGCAACGGGTTTGATTGGTGCGCTGAGCCGGGCCGGTCATCGGGTGGCTCCGTTCAAGGTGGGGCCCGACTTCATCGACCCCGGTTACCACGCCATGGCCGCCGGGCGCCCTGGCCGCAACCTCGATCCGGTGCTGGTGGGGGAGCGCTTGATTGGCCCGCTGTACCGACACGGCACCGCCGGCGCCGACATCGCGGTGATCGAGGGAGTGATGGGTCTGTTCGATGGGCGGATTGATCCGAACGCGCCGGGTCCTGCACCGGGTTCGACCGCGCACGTCGCGGGCCTGCTAGGCGCTTCGGTAATCCTGGTGGTGGATGCGCGGGGTCAGAGCCACAGCGTTGCCGCCCTGTTGCACGGCTTTTCGACGTTCGATCCGCACACCCGGGTCCGCGGCGTCATCCTGAACCGGGTCGGGACGGCCCGTCACGAACAGGTACTGCGGCAGGCGTGCGAGCAGGCCGGGGTCCCAGTGCTCGGTGCCATCCCGCGTGCTGCCGAATTGGAACTTCCGACAAGGTATCTGGGGCTCGTGACGGCGCTCGAGTATGGCCGGCACGCCCGGCGGGCGGTCGAGGCGATGACCGATCTGGTGGCCCGACACATCGATCTGGCCGCAGTGGTGGCCGCCGCCTCGAGCCGCGTCCAGGACGCGCCCTGGGATCCGGCGGTGGCGGTGGGTCCGTCCACCGCGTCGCGCGTCGTCGTCGCGGTGGCGTCGGGCAAGGCGTTCAGTTTCGGTTACCCCGAGCACAACGAGCTGTTGCGCGCGGCCGGTGCGGACATCGCCGAGTTCGACCCACTTGTGGACCCATTGCCCGACGGCGCGAACGCGGTGCTGCTGCCGGGCGGCTTTCCCGAGCAGTTCGCCGCCGAGCTGTCCGCCAACGACAGCCTGCGCCGCCAGGTTCGCGAATTGGCGGCCACCGGCGCACCCCTACACGCCGAATGCGGCGGGTTGATCTACCTGGTGTCCGACGTCGACGGCCAGCCGATGTGTGGCGTGCTGGACGGATCGGCGGACTTCACCCAGCGGCTCACCCTGGGTTACCGCGACGCGGTGGCGCTGGCCGACTCGCCGCTGCATACCCTCGGCGAGCGGGTGGTGGGGCACGAATTCCACCGAACCACAATCACTTTCGCTCGGTCGTATCGGCCGGCGTGGGGGTACCTGCAGCCCGGCGATGCGGATCAGAAGGGTCGCGAGGGCGTCGTGCACCGTGGGGTGCACGCGTCGTACCTGCACACCCACGCTGCGGCGAACCCCGGGGCGGCGGCCCGTTTCGTCGCTCACGCCGCGGCGCCGAGCCCGCGAGCGTAG
- a CDS encoding MFS transporter: protein MTALNESERTVHTWTDGRSERSAQERPTRSVETALQRMSRYYPTWLPSRRFIAAVIAIGGMQLLATMDSTVAIVALPKIQNELSLSDAGRSWVITAYVLTFGGLMLLGGRLGDTIGRKRTFIVGVALFTISSVLCAVAWDEVTLVIARLSQGVGSAIASPTGLALVATTFPKGPARNAATAVFAAMTAIGSVMGLVVGGFLTEYSWRLAFLVNVPIGLVMIYLARTALRETNRERMKLDATGAMLATLACTAAVFAFSIGPEKGWISVTTIGSGLLAAAAAIAFAVVERKAENPVIPFELFRDRNRLVTFVAILLAGGVMFSLTVCIGLYVQDILGYSALRAGVGFIPFVIAMGIGLGISSQLVSRFSPRVLTIGGGWLLLGAMIYGSMFMHRGVPYFPNLVMPIVVGGIGIGMVVVPLTLSAIAGVGFDQIGPVSALTLMLQSLGGPLVLAVIQAVITSRTLFLGGTTGPVKFMNDAQLQALDHGYTYGLLWVAGAAVIVGCAALFIGYTPEQVAHAQEVKEAMDAGEL from the coding sequence ATGACGGCTCTCAACGAATCAGAGCGGACAGTCCACACTTGGACGGATGGACGCTCAGAACGTTCGGCCCAGGAGCGTCCCACGCGATCGGTGGAGACCGCTTTGCAGCGCATGAGCAGGTACTACCCGACCTGGCTGCCCTCACGCCGGTTCATCGCCGCGGTCATCGCGATCGGCGGTATGCAGCTGCTGGCAACCATGGACAGCACCGTCGCGATCGTGGCGCTTCCTAAGATCCAGAACGAGCTCAGCCTGTCCGATGCCGGCCGGAGCTGGGTGATTACCGCCTACGTGCTGACCTTCGGCGGGCTAATGCTGCTCGGCGGTCGCCTCGGCGACACCATCGGCCGCAAACGCACTTTCATCGTCGGTGTCGCGTTGTTCACCATCTCGTCGGTGCTGTGCGCGGTCGCCTGGGACGAGGTGACGCTGGTGATTGCGCGGCTGTCGCAGGGTGTCGGGTCGGCGATCGCATCCCCGACCGGCCTGGCGCTGGTGGCGACGACGTTCCCGAAGGGTCCCGCGCGCAACGCCGCGACCGCCGTGTTCGCCGCGATGACGGCGATCGGTTCGGTGATGGGCCTGGTCGTCGGCGGCTTCCTGACGGAATACTCCTGGCGGCTGGCGTTCCTGGTGAACGTGCCGATCGGTCTGGTGATGATCTACCTCGCCCGCACCGCGCTGCGCGAGACCAACCGGGAACGGATGAAGCTCGACGCCACCGGGGCCATGCTGGCCACGTTGGCGTGCACCGCGGCCGTCTTCGCCTTCTCGATCGGCCCGGAGAAGGGCTGGATCTCAGTCACCACCATCGGTTCCGGGCTCCTCGCCGCGGCGGCTGCCATCGCCTTCGCGGTCGTTGAGCGCAAGGCCGAGAACCCGGTCATCCCGTTCGAGCTGTTCCGCGACCGCAACCGGTTGGTCACCTTCGTCGCCATCCTGCTGGCCGGCGGCGTCATGTTCAGCCTGACCGTCTGCATCGGCCTGTACGTGCAGGACATCCTCGGTTATAGCGCGCTGCGCGCGGGCGTCGGCTTCATCCCGTTCGTGATCGCGATGGGAATCGGCCTCGGCATCTCCTCGCAACTGGTGTCGCGGTTCTCGCCGCGGGTGCTGACCATCGGCGGTGGCTGGCTGCTGCTGGGCGCCATGATCTACGGCTCGATGTTCATGCACCGTGGGGTGCCGTACTTCCCGAACCTGGTGATGCCGATCGTCGTCGGCGGAATCGGCATCGGCATGGTCGTCGTCCCGCTGACGCTGTCGGCCATCGCCGGCGTCGGATTCGACCAGATCGGCCCGGTCTCGGCGCTGACGCTGATGCTGCAGAGTCTGGGCGGACCGCTGGTGCTGGCAGTCATCCAGGCCGTGATCACCTCCCGCACCCTGTTCCTGGGTGGTACCACCGGCCCGGTGAAGTTCATGAACGACGCGCAGTTGCAGGCGCTCGACCACGGCTACACATACGGGCTGCTCTGGGTGGCCGGCGCGGCCGTCATCGTGGGCTGCGCGGCGCTGTTCATTGGATACACGCCGGAGCAAGTGGCGCACGCGCAGGAAGTCAAGGAAGCGATGGACGCCGGGGAGCTGTAG